From the genome of Cervus elaphus chromosome 31, mCerEla1.1, whole genome shotgun sequence:
TCTCTACCCTGCTGTTCAGAGAAttagacaggaagagaaggccCCAGTTTGGATTGGATGTGCCACATTATCCCACTGTCTTTCTGTAAAgatcttcctctcttctctctgagGAGAGTATCGGACTCACATcagattttatcattttcttgtcCCAGTACAGCCCACAGTATTCCTTCACTATAAATTATCTGAAGATCACCTAAACATCACTTGCTCGGCCAATGCTCGCCCAGCCCCTATGATCTCCTGGAAGGTCTCTGGGTCAGGGATTGAGAACAGTACTGAGATCGTCTCACACCCCAACGGAACAACGTCTGTCACCAGCACCCTCCAGATCAAAGACCCCAAGAGACAGGTGGGGAAGGATGTGATCTGCCAGGTGCTACACCTGGGGACTGTGACTGACTACAGGGAAACTGTGAACAAAGGTAAGAGAGGTTTCTGTGGTCGCAGGTGTGGACACACACCTGCAAGGTGGTGAATGCTCTGCAGGGCCTCTTGGCCTCTTAGCAGAGAAGCTGATAAGGCAGAGAATGGGATAAGTAGGGGAAGAAAAACAGAGTTGAGGAAGCCAGTATAGCCTATTTTATTGCTTTGGCAATTGTGGTATGTTGCTCACACACTGAATGCTTTTACTGAGATCCATTCCATTGATTTATTCTTCTGTGCTCCTGAGTATTTGTTATGCCAGAAATGTGACAGCAAGGATTCAGTCCCCGAACACAGGAAGCTTCTAGTccaggaaggaatgaagaaggaGCTGGGTAGTTGTAAAAATGCAGGTTAAATGCTTCCATAAAAAAGCTATGgtaggagtttggggtttttgAGCAGGAGCCACCTGTTCTCCTTGATTGACCCTGCAACAAACCATTCTCtgataaaagggggaaaaaaaagaaagccgtGGTATAACCTGGGAAGATTGAGAATGCAGAGAAGGAGCATCAGCTCAGTCTGGAGGGATTACAATGTTTTCCTGGAAGAAGTCACATCTGGGATGAAAACTTTGCATAATCTACACTAAGGGAAAGGAGCAATAGATCTTTTaggaaagaagccaatctgagttttcccaacatcattttaaaataaattgcttcCTGCTCAGgacctcttttgctgtcttgtattTCCATCTAAACTCTTATCTCTGGGTCTCATTGATACAAGAGGTAAAGATGATGGGAGAGAGAATAAGGAAAGCAGTGGTCGTAGAGGCAAGACACTTCAGTGACAACAGCCATAGTTTCCTTTCTCTGCGTAGTTTTGAAGCACTAACTCTGGATGAGGCACTCATTTAACAAGCCCCCTATTAAAAGATACTGCTGCATTTTTCAGGGTACATTGTGAACCCGGAAAAGTTTATGCCTCATtttcatgtgctcagttgctcagtcatgtccagctccttgtgaccccatggactgttgcccaccagggtcctctgtccatgagattttccaggcgcaggttgtcatttcctactacaggggatctttccaatccagggatcaaacccttgtctcttgcattggcaggaagattctttaccactgcgccacctgggaagcccagatagtcTCTAATGAACATGTCTTGTAGTCATTTCTGGGGTCCTTGAAAAAGCaaactaattaaaaagtaaacatttaagtAAATTTGATCAAGATGTTTGTGGTGTTAGATTTGGACATTTATGACAAGATCCTTAGATTTCACCAAGATGAAGGGTAAATTTCCCTGAAAAgcaagaatctgaaaaggaacatGTCTTCTTTTCTAAGAGTGCCCAAATAGACTGATTatcatttataacatttatatcatttgtataatatttgtTCATTCTGCAAGCATTTACTAAAAATTTTCACACTTAAACCATTATGTCAAGTACTAGATCTATTGAAGACCAATCTGAACTCTTAACTAGTGTCTAACACTAGTGAGACCAATCTGAAGGTGCTCAGTTAAATTATGACATGACAAATCCCATTATAAAGGTATGGAGAAGATGCCGGAGACTCCCAAATCAGATAGTGCTTTTTCTGACTTTGTATTACACAGTGACACTGAGGAACTTATATGTAGGCTAAGTTGCATTTATTGACTACTAGAAAGAAGTTTAATAACAAAGACATTGATTAGAAGGAACACAATTAAAACATGGAGATGAGTTTATTCCTGGAGGTTGGAATCATGAgattcattatttttcctttatatttttctatatcttCCAAAAATTCCTCAATAAACATATTGATTTAATGGACAGTATGGCAAAGATTATGTGCTTTGAAGGCAAACAGATCTCTGACCAAGCCTTGTTCTACCAATTACTACACTGATTTGGGGCTTAcccaacttctctgagcctcagttgtttgtttttttaatttgttagatGATAGCAATAATAATACCTAACTCTTGAGCTATTTTGAGGATTAAAGAAGGTAACACATTCAAAGCTCTTACTACATAGTAACCACATAAAAcatgttaattattattattatttaaatgctattaaaataatatgaGGTCATGAATGCAGACCTTTATATACTTAAGAATAATTTTCATCAAAAGTACAATTCTAGTAAAAACTCATTACAACTatttctttattactttttacCTCTACAGCTTCCACTTATCactagtttttccttttctcccctcaaTATCCACAGGCTTTTGGTTTTCAGTTCCACTGCTGTTAAGCATTGTCTCCTTGGTAATTCTTCTGGTCTTAATCTCAATTCTACTCTACTGGAAACGTCATCGGAACCAAGATCGAGGTGAGTCCCATAGgaagtaaaaagaaggaaaaaattattGTTTGATGACAATCTGGGGTTCAAATGAAGATATAAATAAGGGAtgagtgcttagtcatgtctgactctttgtcaccctgtgaattatagcccgctaggctcctttgtccatggtattctccaggcacgaatactagagtgggttgccatttccttctccagggcatcttcctgacccagggattgaacctgggtctcctgcactgcaagcagattctttaccatttgagccaccaggaaagtcctaaatAAGGGGTgataaccatgaaattaaaagacacttgttcattggaagaaaaaatatgatgaacctagacagcatattaaaaagcatagacatcactttgctgacaaaggtctatgtagccaaagttatggtttttctagtagtcatgtatggatgtgagatgtggatcataaagaaggctgagcaccaaagaattgatgcttttcaactgtggtgctggagaaaacacttaagagtcccttggattgcaaggagatcaaaccaggcaatcctaaaggaaatcaaccctgaatattcattggaaggactgatgctgaagctgaagacccaatactttggccatctgatgcgaagagtcagcTCGTTgtaaaagaacctgatgctgggaaagatcgagggcaagagatggggacaacagaggatgagatggttggttggcatcactgactcaatggatatgagtttgagcaaattccaggagacagtgaaggatagggaagcctggcatgttgccagggggtcacaaagagtcagacatgactgggcgactgaacaacaggtcAGCTATCCCACTGAAGAGACTGTGAACCTGTCCAATGTGATCACCATCTCAGTAGTGCTTTCCGTGTTATGTGCTCACTATGGCTCAGACGCTCTAGGCAATGCACAGGGGATAATAACTGCATCATGTCATCCTGCCCTTATACACTGTTAatttctttccatctcctacAACATCTATCACAGTATCTTATGTATACTCACTAAATGttcattaaaagaatgaatgaatgaatggaagggTAGATTTTCAAACAGATTTTTTCAATTCCACTTCTTAAACTGCAGATTCAGTACCTCATAGATGCTGAGTCTAAACATTgtgaaagaatataaaacaagagACACTATCAAACAAGAGGAGTCAGCCAGAGGGGAAGAATTAAACTTCTTTCGTTTCTGAAGACACTGCATAATTTATTAAAGCTAATGAAAATGTGCAGTTTATGTTGTATGTAGTGGGAATTTTCTAGGATGAAGCAATGCTGTGGGAGCTTTCTCCAGCTCACATGACTGACAGAAAGGGGAGGAAAATGTTCACTTTGAgtgttattttacatttctattaaaaGTATCACTCactgggatgtttcaaaagaacagcatgtatactatctatggtgaaacagatcaccagcccaggtgggatgcatgagacaagtgctcgggcctggtgcactgggaagacccagaggaatcgggtggagagggaggtgggaggggggatcgggatggggaatacgtgtaaatctatggctgattcatatcaatgtatgacaaagcccactgaaatgttgtgaagtaattagcctccaactaataaaaataaataaataaataaataaataaataaaaagcagagacatgacattaccaaaaaaaaaaaaaagtatcactcACGTGCTaccctttttcctctttttatgtcTCATAGATTAATATCTTTCATGTTCTAAGCTTTTTGAACATTTAATTTTGCATAAGCCTTATATAAACACTAGATGAATTCTTGTGATTTTGTAAGGAAAACAACAAATCACCAGCATCAGTGACCTTTTGCAGATGTAGATAAAAGGATTTGTTCTGTAGGGGACAGGAGATTGCAAATCAGATAATCTTACTGCACATAAATTTAAGCCCATAGAGCTCCTTGTGCtgtcactcagccctgtctgactctttgagaccccatggactgtagcctgccaggctcctctgtctgtgggattatccTGTCACGAATAGTGGAATAGATGACCATTTCTttcccctggggatcttcccaacccagagatcagggattgaatccagtgTCCTgaggcttctgcattggcagatggattctttaccactgagccacctgggaagcccttagctcTCTGCAAAATGTCAAAGGCAGAAGGCCAGTTGACTCtactttttccaaatattttgcttttccaGTTAGGAACTGAAGTTGACTTCCTTCCCTTAACACAGTTAACAGCAGGCCTAAAATTAGAATCCTGGTCTCCTGACCTCTGCTGGAATATTCTTCCAGTTATGGTTTCCTGACTTGAAAGGCACAGTTGTTAATTGTGTTTATTTCAGTCTGTGCTTGCTGATATTGCTCTATACTTCTGTAAATGTATAAGCAGAAAAGTATGACATgttcaaattcattttaaaatgtccccTTGAACAAGAATCTCATAATACAGTCCATTCAAGCCCAAGGTAAATTTCACTAGAAAGGGACATTTGCAAAATAATTGTCCTTTGTTTATTAAGTCTCATATTTTCTGGGAAATATAATTGTTCATGCCTTATTCAGTTGCTGAAGTAAAGAGAGTCAGCTTAAGGTTATTTGGTCCCATATACTTAAGTAGCTAGTAAAATCAAGTGTCAGCTATGCTGGAGACAAACTCTCAAGGCTGAGAAAATACTGGTTTGTTAAGACCAAAACTTAAGTAACCCAAAAatttggaagaaaaggaagaaaatcatcaaatatagtgacttttaaaaatttctttaagtaAAAAATTTTGGTTGTCAATTTGTGATGAAAGTGAATAGTCCTACCACATTTTcttgtcatctttaatttttattttatattggattatagttgatttacaatgttgtgttagtgtcaggtatacaacaaagtgattcagttacacatgtatctattctttttcaaattcttttcccatttaggttattacaaaatatgtttctttaccctttgtgtttttttctcctctctttttctatTATCTTCTGAAACATAAAACTTTTGGATGGGCAGGGAAACATGATCAGTGAAAATGACCCCAAGATTTTGGACCTCAGTGACCTGAAAAAATGGTCATGTGAACAGAAATGGAGGTGGAGAGGGGGaactgagagtgtgtgtgtgtgtgtgtgtgagtgagagagaTCAGTTTGTGGGGAAAGAAAAAGTAGAGGTGAATTAGGTTTTGAGCTTATTGAATATGAGTAAACAAAGAATCATCTCCCTGGAGCTGCCAGTAGTAAGACAAATCTGGTAAGAAAAGTCTGTCAAATCTTTGTTAGATAAATGACCAAAATTATTTATTGTAGATTAAAATCACTGATTTATTGCTCACAAAAACATAAGCAAATTTATAGGTTTTAGACAGAGGGGTAATCTCTAAtgacagatgttattttcatAGAGAAGTCAGGCCCCTTTTCTTAGGATTTGATGTAATGCCAGAGAGTGTTGGTTTTTTTCAACAGTAAAGCTGTTCTCTGAGGAAGGTGTGATGAGTTAGAGGCAGTTTCTCTTTGCACCATTTCTAGAGAGATCACAGTTACTTCTCGTGAGACTACAACAGTATGATAGTAGTTTAATAGGttttcaaataactttttttttcttttatgaatcaaTATTATGAATCAATACTCTATTACtaaatagaaagtgaaaagaaattaaaatttcccaGGGAAACTTCTTGAtagttttttcctattaaaacCCAGTTGATGTCATAAATTTGCCCCTGACATATACTACAAAAACATTAAATTTGAGGTTAagaataatcttttatttttcattagccAAACCACCAATGATTACAAGCTTCTCAGAAACAACTTCACTTTGGGGCATAGATAGTCAcctaatttttagaaatttttattctGAGTAGCAGTCTTCTATTGTTTGGGTCACGGTTGAATTGGAAACCAATGGAAGACTTAGACAATCATGTGAAATGCATATTCCAAACTTCATTTCTCTTCAAAATATCTATGTCAGGTAAAAGTGATTTATTTAAACTCATATTATCTATATAATTACTTTGATTTTTCCCACTTTGCTTCACAGTAACCTAACCTTATAAATGAGTTCTCTGCAATGATGATAATGGCAATGTTAGTGAAACACTATATTCTGGGTAGAATCaagtcattttctcttattttaagctTAGGACTATCAAATAACAGCAATGCTCATTAAATAATTGGTGATGCTGAAATTGGAGATTAATTAGAAGaataatataaaagatatatgtttcaaaaaaaaattaaaatctttgctTTACTAATAATGGTACTTAAGCTTCCCAGTTGAAGGCTGGCTGAGTGGTAACTCTCAGCCCATTCCAGTGTAATCATGGTTTCAAGCAGAAGATGGGATGCTTTAAATGAGAAAAGTGTAAAGCAGTTATTGTTGAACAACCTAGGTTAGAACTGCTGGGAGAAATCTTGCATCCCAAGGCTATCTGTCTATAAAATTTTACCCTTGAATCGGTATCAATGCCACCCATCATATCAAAATGTCATAACACAATCCAGTGATAAAGTAGGTGGTTAACAAACCTGCAAGTCTGGGCATTCTTGCCTGAGCTGTTCTGTGTCTTTCACCATGGAACAAATCACTGGTATTAGAAATGTTGGCACAGTTAAAACATGCAAAACTTCAGGTTCCAGTGAAGAATTACTTAAGATTACACAGAGAGTGAGATTTGGAgccaagataaaatcccagatcTTTTACTTCACTGTTTACCTGCCTTGTAGGGAGGCCCACATTCTCCCAGTTTAAGGGCTAGAAAGCTAATAGTCTTATAAGGGCCTCCATCTGTCTAGTTTGTGACCATACCTACCTTGATGTCCAATAAGTGAATATCCATAGGAAACAAAGCTCAAGGTCTTAAAATACGTGTGGATCATTTGGAATCTTGAGCCTGTTCTTTTACTTGTAGTCTTACATGTATTATTAAGCAAGTATAATCTTGCTTAAGAATAGTAAGCTATTATTTCCTAGAACTACTCATATCCTTTTAAAGAGAGGCACAGTGCCTCCCAGCACACTGGGTCAGCGGTATCTACTTCCTTCTCTTTGCTGATGAAATATGCACTGGAGAATTCTGTGTTTATTGATCCTTCTATTATCTATCTGCTGAAAATCTATTAGAATAGAAATTATAGATGTTCAAAGTTCGTATCTTGATCTTTCTTTTACCCAGAGCCCTAGAGGAGTCACACAGAACCCTGAAAGTTATTTCCTGGTCTACTTGAATCTGACTCAGGaagcaagcagaagaaagagGGTCATTCTCCAAGGAACCTAAAAGAGCAAAAAAATGGGAGTCAAAGGCCTAAGAATTTCAAGACTTTCCACTGCCACGCAGGCCACCCAGTGCTTCTGTGAGTTCCCAGAGGAAGTCATTTTACCTCTCAGGTCTGTTGTAGGACTTGGTTTTGCAAAATGATGCAGTGTTGTGCTGTTGAAAGGATACTAGACTTGGAGCCAGGAGCCACCGCTCGGAGGTTGACTTTGACTCCAACTGGTGGCAACTCTGTGTTAACCATATCTCATTGAACTTTCACGTTCGCATCCAGAAAGTTAAGAAGTTGGACCGAATAATTTGCCATTCTGCTCTAAAAACAGATgtaattccaggaaaaaaaaaggataaataaagagaaaagaaatgaaagagagaagaATACAGGAAGATAGGGACCAAAGAACTTTTCTGAGACTGCCTTTTGCCTTTCTGTGGATATGCCatctcttcttcccttcttctttGGTCCATAAGTCTATTTCCTCATCACTGGGTATCTTGTCCACTGCCTGCTTACTGTTTTTGCTATTAACTGGTCTTTCTAGAAGTCTCAGTTTCACTGCTCTTCTTCATGTACTTCTATGATGTTTACCACAATGGACGTGGAACTGAATTTATTGTGAAGTAACATTGGCAACCTTAACTTTGCTTATCTGTTTTTATAGCAGACTAAATATTGTTAGTCTTAGACAGcaacttgcattttttaaaaagcatgcatTTCTCATCCATTTGTCTCATAATATGACCCAGTCCTATTTTAATCATTCTAAATTCAACCTAgtataatgaaatatattatgaaaagaGGTGTTTAGAAAGTTTTCTGAATAGCAGTCAGTTAATTCAAATGCTTTGCCTCCCCCAACTTTTTTTCTCATAAGGTAACTTGTCACAATAGCAGAGGAAGCATGTATGGCTGTACAAATTCCTTTGTTGTAAACACATTGTTCTAACTAGTGGAACAGTTTTGAACTCTTAAATCATCATTGGACCAAGCTGGTGACTTTTTCAGTATCTTTTGCTTTCTTGTCTGTATCCAGTGACCTAGGAAGTTGTCTTTATTGTTgtattgaatatttatatatttagtaaGCTTTTCATATGTTATTTAATTatgtattatttcatatatttgtattaatatacTAAATAATTAAAAGTGTCTAACTACTTGGCTCATGATATTCTCTTGGGGAATGTGGAAAATGTGGACATTAATGATAATACTTATATTTTCCCTCTGTGTGTGAAGCCCTCCCCTCTCTCAGTCTTCTAAAAGATGCTGTTGACATTTCTGATTTCTCACAACAGAGATGTCCTTCTCTGACCAGTGAGAGCTCCTTCATGTTGGTGATATGACCCTGTCAGTTTTGGAGCACTTCCTTATATatgctgttttgattttgcttttagaTACTAaccttttcaaatgaattagcTCGCACAGCTTTGAATTTAGTAGGACTTAATATCCTGCTTCTGATTTAGCTATATTTCTGGCATCTCAGTTGCCAGATCAGATCATGTAGCTTAAAGTAGTAGCTCCAAACATTTAAAGGTCTCAGGGCCCCTTTATACATGTAAAAACATCATTGAGGACCCAAAGAGCTTTCTTACATAGCAAATTATGTCTGTTGATATTTACCATATTTGATATTAAAACCAATACATTACAAGCATACATTTCATTGGGTCATCAGAGTGATGGTAACATTATACATCAGATAACTTCTGGAAAGCTCCACAACACATTTGTAAGAGAATAAAGAATAAGGAATTGGTGTGATTATGACAGTAGTTTTGACTTTGTGGAGCCCCTGAAATGGTCTCAAGGGCACTTTTAAGGACTGCTCACTTAAAGAATAGGCAAAGAAGGAGACCATCTTATGAGATTTCGTGAGTGCCCAAAGGCACTCCTTTATGAAATAGCTATCTTCATAGTGCCTAAGCATTCCACCATAATTTTATTTAGGCCATTACCTTTCTGGGAATTCCCCTGCAGAGAAGCCTTGGTCTAACCCTTCTTCCTA
Proteins encoded in this window:
- the CD200 gene encoding OX-2 membrane glycoprotein isoform X2 is translated as MITYSENHGVVVQPAYKDKINITQLGLMNSTITFWNTTLEDEACYKCLFNTFGSGKISGIACLTLSVQPTVFLHYKLSEDHLNITCSANARPAPMISWKVSGSGIENSTEIVSHPNGTTSVTSTLQIKDPKRQVGKDVICQVLHLGTVTDYRETVNKGFWFSVPLLLSIVSLVILLVLISILLYWKRHRNQDREP